One Punica granatum isolate Tunisia-2019 chromosome 3, ASM765513v2, whole genome shotgun sequence genomic window carries:
- the LOC116199771 gene encoding TMV resistance protein N-like: MAAETKPETWDNYQVFLSFRGPDTRQSFTDCLYHFMTDAGIRVFRDDDELSIGQPIDTILSAIENSKICMPVFSPTFASSPWCLREVAKMVELRKEVAPIFFGVTPDDVKLRTSVYRDFMGKHELKYGKDQVKQWEDALKEVATIKGRELKEKGYYEFSKELTREVLIKLKPNKKHVPSNLIGMDDQVETVLKLLDTKSSGIRCVGIYGMGGIGKTTLAEILFNKLSATFDCCAFLPDVRESLRRNGLEHLQKSLLWKLEPRLKDTDHIVDPVTMIMETFRRRKVLIVLDDVDKKEQIDGLVGEADHFGSGSRIIVTTRDIRVLQIGVEEFDEMFEVKEMTFSQGLQLFSRHAFRRDSPTQDFMSLSQQVVNSCQGLPLSLKVFGSLLLGKDESMWIATITKLEKVPDQKFLDKLKISYEALEHEQQQIFLDIACFFINTQKSHVSYMWDTCGFHPATGLDVLVSMSLIKIDEDDKLRMHDHLRDLGRKIVHEEGLQYPRKCSRLWEQCEETMKILQNKEGKEAIVGLRLERPQPNSMEEVLAGLHNVRYLSLEAAKFSKRFKHPLPELKWLSLPRCPASFNPYRINISKLVILELPHSSISEKWNGWRYIQMVHLKVLDLTNCSKLTCTPDFSRTPNLERLTLSQCTNLAELHSSIVELKNLMYLDLSDCFSLCKLPEELGSLENLERLSLHGCTTLENLPNSLGKLTSLHELDLSGKPDPQEHIVNLVCSILSGSTSSMDQHLDRSFLSNIYDQPIMRQIICAKMMIKGMWRPFQTLCLEKLPDTFSHLKALTKLDISYISMCHLPDSFGNLENLIELNARWTSLRVLPRSIGMLKKLEKLNLGGSTSLLKIPEEIGGLSSLRMLNLFRTAIRQLPSTSTQLSCLESLNLACCLLGYLENSQPNWISELSHPLENANALPTSFVGLSQLEILEVYCEHLKCIPMLPSSLRRLVLDEFNLGVILPDISCNRNLEYLCLNFSQKVLKYDNFPQLPVSLRELRIFSPASLPDLTNLKDLRKFVLAGGASLKEIQGIGKLESLEELDIGDCKFLESLENLSELRNLKRLSIFGCPKLRVIEGLERLPLVQKDVHLGDCKCAECLPAESTSRPECLPAESTSRPSRRRQLVSLVVSKLGIPHSDLPSWIQQYLERKGTDEGHRSLIRQYLERETGTDEGQKREM; the protein is encoded by the exons ATGGCTGCAGAGACCAAGCCGGAGACATGGGACAACTACCAGGTGTTCTTGAGCTTCAGGGGACCCGACACTCGCCAGAGTTTCACCGATTGCCTCTACCACTTCATGACCGATGCTGGGATTCGAGTCTTCAGAGACGACGATGAGCTCTCCATTGGTCAGCCGATCGATACGATCCTGTCGGCCATCGAGAACTCCAAGATATGCATGCCTGTCTTCTCTCCAACCTTTGCTTCCAGCCCGTGGTGCCTCCGGGAGGTGGCTAAAATGGTTGAGCTCAGGAAGGAGGTCGCTCCAATCTTCTTTGGTGTGACGCCTGATGATGTTAAGCTCCGGACTTCGGTGTATAGAGATTTTATGGGGAAGCATGAGCTAAAGTATGGGAAAGACCAGGTGAAGCAGTGGGAGGATGCTCTTAAAGAGGTTGCTACGATCAAGGGACGCGAATTAAAAGAGAAAGG CTATTATGAATTCAGTAAAGAGCTCACAAGAGAGGTTCTCATTAAGCTCAAGCCCAACAAGAAACATGTGCCCAGCAATTTAATTGGAATGGATGACCAAGTCGAAACTGTGCTGAAGCTGTTGGATACCAAGTCAAGTGGCATCCGCTGTGTCGGGATCTACGGGATGGGTGGCATTGGAAAGACAACTCTTGCCGAGATTCTCTTCAACAAACTCTCAGCAACTTTCGATTGCTGTGCCTTTCTTCCAGATGTTCGAGAATCCTTGAGACGCAATGGGTTAGAGCATTTGCAAAAATCTCTGCTTTGGAAGCTTGAACCGAGATTAAAAGACACAGATCACATCGTTGACCCAGTCACGATGATCATGGAGACATTTCGAAGAAGGAAGGTGTTAATCGTTCTCGATGATGTCGACAAGAAGGAACAGATTGATGGTCTTGTAGGGGAGGCCGATCACTTTGGTTCAGGAAGTAGGATAATTGTTACAACTAGGGACATCAGGGTATTGCAAATTGGAGTTGAAGAATTTGATGAGATGTTCGAAGTGAAGGAAATGACTTTCAGCCAAGGTCTTCAACTCTTTAGTCGCCATGCTTTTAGAAGAGACTCCCCCACACAGGACTTTATGTCTCTTTCACAACAAGTTGTTAACTCTTGTCAAGGACTTCCATTATCTCTCAAAGTATTCGGCTCATTACTATTGGGAAAAGACGAAAGCATGTGGATAGCTACAATCACAAAGCTGGAGAAAGTGCCCGACCAAAAGTTTCTCGACAAGCTGAAGATCAGTTACGAAGCCCTCGAGCATGAGCAGCAGCAAATATTTCTCGACATTGCTTGCTTTTTCATCAACACTCAAAAATCCCATGTGTCTTACATGTGGGACACTTGTGGCTTTCATCCTGCTACAGGACTAGATGTCCTCGTTTCTATGTCTTTGATTAagattgatgaagatgataaaCTGCGGATGCATGATCATCTCAGAGACCTTGGAAGAAAAATTGTCCATGAAGAAGGACTGCAGTATCCCAGAAAGTGCAGCAGGTTATGGGAGCAGTGTGAGGAAACGATGAAGATACTGCAAAATAAAGAG GGGAAGGAAGCTATCGTAGGGCTCCGTCTAGAGAGACCTCAACCCAACTCAATGGAAGAGGTGCTAGCTGGTTTACACAATGTAAGGTACCTGTCATTGGAAGCAGCCAAATTCAGCAAAAGGTTCAAGCATCCTCTGCCAGAGTTAAAATGGTTGTCATTGCCACGATGTCCTGCAAGTTTTAATCCTTATCGAATAAACATAAGTAAGCTGGTCATTCTCGAATTGCCACATAGTTCCATCAGCGAGAAGTGGAATGGATGGAGATATATTCAG ATGGTGCATTTGAAAGTTCTTGATCTCACAAACTGCAGCAAGTTGACATGTACACCGGACTTCTCTAGGACCCCGAACTTAGAGAGATTGACGCTTTCTCAGTGCACCAATCTTGCTGAGCTTCATAGCTCCATTGTTGAGTTGAAGAACCTGATGTACCTGGATCTCAGTGATTGTTTTTCACTTTGTAAGTTGCCTGAAGAATTAGGTAGTTTGGAGAATCTGGAGCGACTGTCTTTGCATGGTTGCACGACGCTGGAGAATCTCCCCAATTCACTTGGGAAACTAACGTCATTACATGAACTAGATCTATCAGGTAAACCGGATCCACAGGAACATATCGTGAATTTGGTTTGCTCAATACTGTCCGGGAGCACAAGTTCAATGGATCAGCATTTGGATCGGTCCTTTCTGTCAAATATCTATGATCAACCAATTATGCGGCAGATTATATGTGCTAAAATGATGATCAAAGGTATGTGGAGACCTTTCCAGACACTTTGTCTAGAGAAGCTTCCCGACACATTCAGCCATCTTAAAGCATTGACTAAGTTggatatatcatatatatctatgtgtCACTTACCAGACTCATTTGGAAATCTGGAAAACCTAATAGAACTAAATGCAAGATGGACTTCCTTGAGGGTGTTACCTAGATCGATAGGAATGTTGAAAAAGCTTGAAAAGCTTAACTTGGGAGGAAGTACATCATTGCTAAAAATTCCTGAAGAAATTGGAGGTCTCTCTAGCTTGAGAATGTTGAACTTGTTCCGTACAGCAATCAGACAGTTGCCGTCGACAAGTACTCAGCTTTCTTGTCTCGAATCTCTAAATTTAGCTTGTTGTTTACTTGGATATCTGGAAAACTCTCAGCCTAATTGGATCAGTGAACTAAGTCATCCGCTTGAGAATGCCAACGCTCTACCGACCAGCTTTGTTGGTTTGTCTCAGCTCGAAATTCTCGAAGTATACTGTGAACACTTGAAATGCATCCCAATGCTGCCATCCAGCTTGCGGCGCCTAGTTCTTGATGAATTTAATCTTGGTGTGATACTACCAGATATATCCTGCAACAGGAATTTGGAATATCTGTGTCTCAATTTTTCTCAGAAAGTGTTGAAGTACGACAATTTCCCACAATTACCAGTAAGTTTGAGGGAACTGCGCATATTTTCTCCTGCTTCTTTGCCTGATCTAACAAATCTGAAGGATCTCCGGAAGTTTGTGCTAGCGGGAGGAGCGTCGCTAAAAGAGATTCAAGGGATTGGCAAATTGGAATCACTAGAGGAGCTAGATATTGGCGATTGCAAATTCTTAGAATCACTGGAGAATCTATCAGAGTTGAGGAACCTAAAACGTCTCAGTATATTCGGTTGTCCGAAACTCAGGGTCATTGAAGGACTTGAGAGGTTGCCCCTAGTTCAGAAAGATGTGCATCTTGGTGACTGCAAATGCGCGGAATGTCTGCCAGCAGAGAGTACTAGCCGGCCGGAATGTCTGCCAGCAGAGAGTACTAGTAGGCCATCAAGAAGGAGACAACTCGTATCTTTGGTGGTTTCTAAATTGGGGATCCCCCATTCGGATCTTCCATCGTGGATTCAACAATATTTAGAGAGAAAGGGAACTGATGAAGGTCACAGATCGTTGATTCGACAAtatttagagagagaaacggGAACTGATGAAGGTCAGAAAAGAGAAATGTAG
- the LOC116201988 gene encoding UDP-N-acetylglucosamine transporter ROCK1, producing the protein MAPPAATKSKRPVKNRGTGGNSRVWIYSLLLTLQYGAQPLVSKRCVRREVIVTTLVLACELAKVVFALFFMAKEGSLQKLLQEWTLVGSLVASGLPAAIYALQNSLLQISYKNLDSLTFSLLNQTKIIFTALFTYIILRQKQSIQQIGALFLLIVAAVLLSIGEGSGKGSASSDPEQILFYGIIPVLVASVLSGLASSLCQWAAQVKKHSSYLMTVEMSLVGSLCMLASTFKSPDGETIRKYGFFYGWTPLTLIPVISNALGGILVGLVTSYAGGVRKGFVIVSSLIVTALLQFIFEGKPPSLYCVVALPLVISSISMYQKYPYRFKEREA; encoded by the exons ATGGCACCGCCGGCCGCCACCAAATCGAAGCGGCCGGTGAAGAATCGAGGCACTGGTGGCAACAGCAGGGTGTGGATTTACTCGCTTCTGCTCACTCTCCAGTACGGCGCGCAGCCCCTCGTCTCCAAGCGATGCGTCAG GCGAGAAGTGATTGTAACGACATTGGTCTTGGCTTGTGAATTAGCAAAG GTTGTTTTTGCTCTATTTTTCATGGCGAAAGAAGGTAGTCTGCAGAAACTGCTTCAAGAGTGGACCTTGGTCGGTTCACTGGTTGCATCGGGGCTTCCTGCTGCTATATATGCTCTTCAGAATAGCTTGCTGCAGATTTCCTACAAGAATCTCGATTCTCTCACGTTCTCTTTGTTGAACCAGACAAAGATTATTTTCACTGCTTTGTTCACTTATATCATCTTGAG GCAGAAGCAATCAATTCAGCAAATAGGAGCCCTCTTTTTGTTGATTGTTGCAGCAGTTCTTCTGAGCATTGGCGAAGGCTCTGGCAAAGGTTCTGCCAGCAGTGACCCTGAACAAATTTTGTTCTATGGAATCATTCCTGTTCTGGTGGCTTCTGTACTCTCGGGTCTTGCTTCCTCTCTATGTCAGTGGGCTGCTCAG GTTAAGAAACACTCCTCATACTTGATGACTGTGGAGATGTCTCTTGTCGGGAGCCTGTGTATGTTGGCAAGTACCTTTAAGTCTCCTGATGGAGAAACAATTAGAAAGTACGGATTTTTCTATGGTTGGACTCCTTTGACTTTG ATACCCGTTATATCCAATGCACTTGGGGGTATTCTTGTTGGCCTTGTTACAAGTTATGCTGGCGGAGTTCGCAAG GGTTTCGTTATTGTTTCGTCACTGATTGTCACTGCTCTGCTGCAATTCATTTTCGAAGGGAAGCCGCCCTCGCTGTACTGTGTTGTGGCACTTCCTCTTGTCATCAGCAGCATCTCAATGTACCAAAAGTATCCTTACCGATTCAAAGAGAGGGAAGCTTAA
- the LOC116199152 gene encoding cysteine--tRNA ligase 2, cytoplasmic-like, with the protein MEKKNKCELREKLRLYNSMTKQKEVLKPLVEGKIRLYVCGVTAYDFSHLGHARASVAFDVLYRYLLHLEYDVTYVRNFTDIDDKIIDRANAMRVDPLSLSDRFCRAYNEDMADLQCLPPNLQPRVSDHMEQIKAMIQQIIDNDIAYKVDGGDVFFSVDRSPNYGQFSRQDLDNHRAGERVAEDPRKLNQADFALWKAAKPGEPISWESPWGPGRPGWHIECSAMSAHHLSHKFDIHGGGIDLIFPHHENEIAQSRAACAEARISCWMHNGLFTINNQKMSKSDRNFIQIRYITERYHPLAVRHFLISAHYRSHLNYSPLQLEGSSDAVYYIYQVIHDSEDALSTFKQEIESTEQPNDETGKLLPAAQECTSKLWREFYSKMSDDLSTAHILSGAFQDALKFLNSNLNTLKKHKQRQRQFAVVAQSLSEIKTQIKEVLGILGLLVLPVQPLTYERVLEELKQKALRRADLQQADVERLIRERALARKNKEFAKSDQIRASLMAKGIALMDLGENTDWRPCVATPLA; encoded by the exons atggagaagaagaataagtGTGAGCTTAGGGAGAAGCTTCGATTGTACAATTCAATGACGAAGCAGAAGGAAGTGCTGAAGCCGTTAGTGGAGGGCAAGATCCGCCTGTATGTCTGTGGGGTCACTGCCTACGACTTCAGCCATCTCGGCCACGCTCGGGCCTCTGTCGCATTCGACGTCCTCTACAG GTACCTTCTACACTTGGAGTATGATGTTACTTACGTCCGCAACTTCACCGATATCGATGACAAG ATAATTGACCGAGCCAATGCAATGAGGGTGGACCCCTTGTCTCTAAGTGACCGATTTTGCCGAGCATACAATGAGGACATGGCTGATCTCCAGTGCCTTCCTCCCAACCTCCAGCCCCGAGTTTCCGACCACATGGAACAGATCAAGGCCATGATTCAGCAGATTATTGACAATGACATTGCCTATAAAGTGGATGGCGGTGATGTGTTCTTCTCTGTCGATAGGAGCCCGAACTACGGGCAGTTCTCCCGGCAGGACCTGGACAATCATAGGGCCGGGGAGCGTGTCGCAGAAGACCCTCGGAAACTGAACCAAGCAGATTTTGCTTTATGGAAG GCTGCAAAGCCTGGTGAGCCAATCAGTTGGGAGAGCCCATGGGGGCCAGGCAGGCCCGGGTGGCACATAGAGTGCAGTGCAATGAGTGCCCATCACCTTTCCCACAAGTTTGATATCCATGGTGGAGGAATTGACTTGATCTTCCCGCACCATGAGAATGAGATAGCCCAGAGCCGTGCTGCGTGCGCAGAGGCCAGGATTAGTTGCTGGATGCACAACGGTCTCTTCACCATAAACAATCAGAAAATGTCAAAATCTGACCGGAATTTCATCCAGATTCGTTAC ATTACTGAGAGATACCATCCGTTGGCTGTGAGACACTTCCTGATAAGTGCGCATTATCGATCTCATCTTAACTATTCCCCATTGCAGTTGGAAGGCTCTTCCGATGCTGTTTACTACATATATCAGGTCATCCAC GACTCTGAAGATGCTTTGTCGACTTTCAAACAAGAAATAGAAAGCACCGAGCAACCGAACGACGAGACTGGGAAACTGCTCCCTGCAGCTCAGGAGTGCACAAGCAAGCTCTGGAGAGAATTCTATTCCAAAATGTCTGATGACCTTAGTACTGCTCATATACTCAGTGGGGCGTTTCAAGATGCCTTGAAGTTCCTGAACAGCAACTTGAACACCCTTAAGAAGCACAAGCAGAGGCAGCGGCAATTCGCTGTAGTAGCTCAGTCCTTGTCTGAGATCAAGACACAAATTAAGGAGGTCCTTGGAATTCTGGGGTTGCTCGTGCTCCCGGTCCAGCCTCTCACTTATGAACGG GTTCTGGAGGAGTTGAAGCAGAAGGCACTGAGGAGAGCAGACTTGCAACAAGCTGACGTTGAAAGGCTTATTCGGGAGAGAGCTCTAGCAAGGAAAAATAAGGAATTTGCAAAGAGTGATCAGATAAGGGCCAGTCTGATGGCAAAGGGGATTGCGCTCATGGACTTGGGAGAGAATACTGATTGGAGGCCCTGCGTCGCCACACCCCTCGCCTAG